One segment of Curtobacterium poinsettiae DNA contains the following:
- a CDS encoding error-prone DNA polymerase produces MGYSNPPIPWSQFERALSDKRSPGTAHDGDGGDSPAWSRKREPYVPSPLDTDGGPVVAYAELHAHSAFSFLDGASQPEHLFEEAARLRLHALALTDHDGFYGAARMAEVAESYPQVGTVFGTELSLGLTEPQNGVPDPEGSHLLLLADGQDGYHRLAGAVTSAHLAAGSEKGSPQYDLDDLAARADGHWRVLTGCRKGSVRQALEQGGESAAETALRVLLDRFGSRNVVVELLDHGDPLDSARNDALAALAAKHALPLVATGNVHYATPDRFPVATALAAVRARRSLDEIDGWLPAADTAHLRSGAEMARRFGRYPGAIERTVELADELGFRLKTVQPGLPDLDVPDGHTAMSWLRELTWTGARRFYPGSADGVDPRKRERIERELSVIEEKNFPGYFLIVRDMVQYARGRGILCQGRGSAANSAVCYLLEITAVDSIRYGLPFERFLSAMRDEEPDIDVDFDSDRREEVIQYVYAKYGRHNAAQVANVITYRPKGAVRDMAKALGHSPGQQDAWSKQVERWGSVTESQDHDIPPAVVGLASDVLGFPRHLGIHSGGMVLTDRPVGEVVPIEHARMDGRTVLQWDKDDCAYMGLVKFDMLGLGMLAALQYSFDLAAEHCGERWEMHSIPKEEQGVYDQLCRADTIGVFQVESRAQMGTLPRLLPRRFYDLVIEVALVRPGPIQGGAVHPYIRRRTGEEPITYMHPALEPVLERTLGVPLFQEQLMQMAIAVGNCSGDDADLLRRAMGSKRGHEKIDRLRDKLYTGMADNGIHGADADAIYAKIQAFANFGFAESHSISFALIVYASAWMRLHYPGAFLAALLRAQPMGFYSPQTLVADARRHGVRVLRPDILRSGVDATLEPLPDGDAPAGDDACLATEQPPVLPFDKALPDDTASHRRDGAFAVRLGLAEVASLSRKSAEKIVAERDANGPFHDMSDLARRVGLTTPQLEALAAADAFAPFDIDRRGAMWSAAQAAAERPDQLPDTQVFVQPPLFGQMTSGDVLIADMWSTGMTTDDHPVRHVRDRLAARRVLSVQDTATAETGRRVEVGGIVTHRQRPATASGITFLNVEDETGLVNVICSVGVWGRFRRVARESPAVIVRGILERSPDGVVNLVADRIEHLSLSVRTRSRDFQ; encoded by the coding sequence ATGGGCTACAGCAACCCACCCATCCCGTGGTCGCAGTTCGAGCGCGCGCTGTCCGACAAGCGGAGCCCGGGCACGGCGCACGACGGCGACGGCGGCGACAGCCCGGCGTGGTCGCGGAAGCGCGAGCCGTACGTCCCGTCACCGCTCGACACCGACGGCGGGCCCGTGGTGGCGTACGCCGAACTGCACGCGCACTCGGCCTTCAGCTTCCTCGACGGCGCCAGTCAGCCCGAGCACCTGTTCGAAGAAGCTGCTCGGCTCCGACTGCACGCCCTCGCGCTCACCGACCACGACGGCTTCTACGGGGCCGCCCGGATGGCCGAGGTCGCCGAGTCGTACCCGCAGGTCGGCACCGTCTTCGGCACCGAACTGTCCCTGGGGCTGACCGAACCGCAGAACGGTGTGCCCGACCCCGAGGGTTCGCACCTGCTCCTGCTCGCCGACGGCCAGGACGGCTACCACCGGCTCGCCGGCGCGGTGACGAGCGCGCACCTGGCCGCCGGGTCCGAGAAGGGCAGCCCGCAGTACGACCTCGACGACCTCGCCGCGCGGGCGGACGGGCACTGGCGGGTCCTGACCGGGTGCCGGAAGGGCTCCGTACGGCAAGCCCTCGAGCAGGGTGGCGAGTCCGCCGCCGAGACCGCGCTCCGGGTGCTGCTCGACCGGTTCGGCAGCCGCAACGTCGTCGTGGAGCTGCTCGACCACGGCGACCCGCTCGACAGCGCCCGCAACGACGCCCTGGCCGCCCTCGCCGCGAAGCACGCGCTGCCCCTGGTCGCCACCGGCAACGTGCACTACGCCACCCCCGACCGGTTCCCGGTGGCGACCGCGCTGGCGGCGGTGCGCGCCCGCCGCAGCCTCGACGAGATCGACGGCTGGCTGCCGGCCGCGGACACCGCCCACCTGCGCTCCGGTGCCGAGATGGCCAGACGGTTCGGGCGCTACCCCGGCGCGATCGAGCGGACCGTGGAGCTCGCCGACGAGCTCGGGTTCCGGCTGAAGACCGTGCAGCCCGGGCTGCCCGACCTCGACGTCCCGGACGGACACACCGCGATGTCGTGGCTCCGCGAGCTGACGTGGACGGGTGCCCGGCGGTTCTACCCCGGCAGTGCCGACGGCGTCGACCCCCGCAAGCGGGAGCGCATCGAGCGTGAGCTGTCCGTGATCGAGGAGAAGAACTTCCCGGGGTACTTCCTGATCGTGCGCGACATGGTGCAGTACGCCCGCGGTCGGGGCATCCTCTGCCAGGGGCGGGGCTCGGCGGCGAACTCGGCGGTCTGCTACCTGCTCGAGATCACCGCGGTGGACTCGATCCGGTACGGGCTGCCGTTCGAGCGGTTCCTGTCGGCGATGCGCGACGAGGAACCCGACATCGACGTCGACTTCGACTCGGACCGCCGCGAAGAGGTGATCCAGTACGTGTACGCCAAGTACGGCCGGCACAACGCCGCCCAGGTCGCGAACGTCATCACCTACCGCCCCAAGGGTGCGGTGCGTGACATGGCGAAGGCGCTCGGCCACAGCCCCGGGCAACAGGACGCCTGGTCGAAGCAGGTCGAGCGGTGGGGCTCGGTGACCGAGAGCCAGGACCACGACATCCCACCGGCGGTCGTCGGACTCGCGAGCGACGTCCTCGGGTTCCCGCGGCACCTCGGCATCCACTCCGGCGGCATGGTGCTGACCGACCGCCCGGTGGGCGAGGTCGTGCCGATCGAGCACGCCCGGATGGACGGCCGCACCGTGCTGCAGTGGGACAAGGACGACTGCGCCTACATGGGGCTCGTGAAGTTCGACATGCTCGGCCTCGGCATGCTCGCTGCCCTGCAGTACTCGTTCGACCTGGCGGCAGAGCACTGTGGGGAGCGCTGGGAGATGCACTCCATCCCGAAGGAGGAACAGGGGGTCTACGACCAGCTCTGCCGCGCGGACACGATCGGGGTGTTCCAGGTGGAGTCCCGCGCGCAGATGGGCACCCTGCCCCGACTGCTCCCGCGGCGGTTCTACGACCTGGTGATCGAGGTCGCACTCGTCCGACCCGGGCCCATCCAGGGCGGCGCGGTGCACCCGTACATCCGCCGGCGCACGGGTGAGGAACCGATCACGTACATGCACCCGGCGCTCGAACCCGTGCTCGAACGCACCCTCGGGGTCCCGCTGTTCCAGGAACAGCTCATGCAGATGGCGATCGCGGTCGGCAACTGCTCCGGTGACGACGCCGACCTGCTGCGACGGGCGATGGGGTCCAAGCGCGGGCACGAGAAGATCGACCGGCTGCGCGACAAGCTCTACACGGGGATGGCGGACAACGGCATCCACGGCGCGGACGCCGACGCGATCTACGCGAAGATCCAGGCCTTCGCGAACTTCGGCTTCGCGGAGAGCCACTCGATCAGCTTCGCCCTCATCGTCTACGCGAGCGCGTGGATGCGGCTGCACTACCCCGGGGCGTTCCTGGCGGCGCTGCTCCGGGCGCAGCCGATGGGGTTCTACTCACCGCAGACCCTGGTCGCCGACGCCCGACGGCACGGCGTCCGCGTGCTGCGACCGGACATCCTGCGGTCCGGTGTCGACGCCACACTCGAACCGCTGCCGGACGGGGACGCTCCGGCCGGTGACGACGCGTGCCTGGCCACCGAGCAGCCCCCGGTGCTGCCCTTCGACAAGGCGCTCCCCGACGACACCGCGAGCCACCGGCGCGACGGTGCCTTCGCCGTGCGGCTCGGGCTCGCCGAGGTCGCGTCGCTCAGCCGGAAGAGCGCCGAGAAGATCGTCGCGGAGCGGGACGCGAACGGCCCCTTCCACGACATGTCGGACCTGGCCCGGCGGGTCGGACTCACCACGCCGCAGCTCGAGGCCCTCGCCGCGGCCGACGCCTTCGCCCCCTTCGACATCGACCGCCGCGGTGCGATGTGGTCGGCTGCCCAGGCGGCCGCCGAGCGTCCGGACCAGTTGCCGGACACGCAGGTGTTCGTGCAGCCGCCGCTGTTCGGGCAGATGACGAGCGGGGACGTGCTCATCGCCGACATGTGGTCGACGGGCATGACGACCGACGACCACCCCGTCCGGCACGTGCGCGACCGCCTCGCCGCCCGCCGGGTGCTCAGCGTGCAGGACACCGCGACCGCCGAGACCGGACGACGGGTCGAGGTCGGCGGGATCGTGACGCACCGGCAGCGTCCGGCGACGGCCTCCGGCATCACGTTCCTGAACGTCGAGGACGAGACCGGGCTGGTCAACGTCATCTGCAGCGTCGGGGTCTGGGGACGCTTCCGCCGGGTGGCGCGGGAGTCCCCGGCGGTGATCGTCCGGGGCATCCTCGAGCGCTCGCCCGACGGGGTGGTCAACCTGGTGGCGGACCGCATCGAGCACCTGTCGCTGTCCGTCCGCACCCGCTCGCGGGACTTCCAGTGA
- a CDS encoding sensor histidine kinase, which produces MNGADAPRSDRRRGGPIRPLRRLSLRARITIGSTAIAAIVILLLVLVMRFQVVSVVASATRTLLDADADPYVATLEVDSDPDLSPPGNAQLVAVVSPSGEIVLSTMPDRVEQALGSLRSTPAGTSIITASGSAYRVVVEHPVNEAGRWTVVAARNSQAEAIVVDDLTTTLSLTGLAILLAFGVASWVLATTALRPVNRMRREAERLSVAPERAELPVGPAQDELASLATTLNAFLARTRQATERERQMVSDASHELRTPLAILTTQLDLASLDGNDAAALAAHIERAKHSVARLSRLANDLLALSRIEESERREQDGDRRPETAWSDLGDEVMAAVDRVRLIASAKDVTVDFDLEPPVAVGGSGPGIGGGTVEPRYRIDTGGMAQLVTNIAGNAVAALPRGGGIFVSWRSTGGEGVLQITDDGPGVPESFIPVAFDRFTRPDEARTSRPNPDPSTGAGALPGGSGLGLAIVRAVAERAGGTASLRNVPAGGLEVTISLPEVR; this is translated from the coding sequence GTGAACGGGGCCGATGCCCCACGATCGGACCGCCGACGCGGCGGTCCGATCCGGCCGCTGCGTCGGCTGTCGCTGCGCGCCCGGATCACGATCGGCTCGACGGCGATCGCCGCGATCGTCATCCTGCTGCTCGTCCTGGTGATGCGCTTCCAGGTGGTGAGCGTCGTCGCGAGCGCGACCCGCACCCTGCTCGACGCCGATGCCGACCCGTACGTCGCCACGCTCGAGGTCGACAGCGACCCCGACCTCTCGCCGCCGGGCAACGCGCAGCTCGTCGCCGTCGTGTCCCCGTCCGGCGAGATCGTGCTGTCGACGATGCCCGATCGTGTCGAGCAGGCGCTCGGCAGTCTGCGGTCTACCCCGGCCGGCACCTCGATCATCACGGCATCCGGCTCGGCGTACCGCGTCGTGGTGGAGCACCCCGTCAACGAGGCCGGCCGCTGGACCGTCGTCGCCGCCCGCAACTCGCAGGCCGAGGCCATCGTCGTCGACGACCTCACGACGACCCTGTCGCTGACCGGCCTGGCCATCCTGCTCGCCTTCGGTGTCGCGTCCTGGGTGCTCGCGACCACCGCGCTGCGCCCGGTGAACCGGATGCGCCGCGAGGCTGAACGGCTCTCCGTCGCCCCGGAGCGTGCCGAACTGCCGGTGGGCCCCGCCCAGGACGAGCTGGCGTCCCTGGCGACCACGCTCAACGCCTTCCTCGCGCGGACCCGGCAGGCGACCGAGCGTGAACGCCAGATGGTGTCGGACGCCAGCCACGAGCTCCGGACGCCCCTGGCGATCCTGACGACCCAGCTCGACCTCGCCTCGCTCGACGGCAACGACGCCGCCGCCCTCGCCGCCCACATCGAACGCGCGAAGCACAGCGTCGCGCGGTTGTCTCGGCTGGCGAACGACCTGCTCGCCCTGTCACGGATCGAGGAGTCGGAGCGCCGCGAACAGGACGGCGACCGGCGCCCCGAGACCGCGTGGTCGGACCTCGGCGACGAGGTGATGGCCGCGGTCGACCGCGTCCGGCTCATCGCGTCGGCGAAGGACGTCACCGTCGACTTCGACCTCGAGCCGCCCGTCGCCGTCGGCGGTTCCGGCCCGGGCATCGGTGGCGGCACCGTCGAACCGCGGTACCGGATCGACACGGGCGGGATGGCCCAGCTCGTCACGAACATCGCGGGCAACGCCGTGGCCGCGCTCCCCCGCGGCGGCGGCATCTTCGTGTCCTGGCGGAGCACCGGCGGCGAGGGCGTGCTGCAGATCACCGACGACGGCCCCGGCGTGCCCGAGTCCTTCATCCCGGTGGCGTTCGACCGCTTCACCCGTCCGGACGAGGCCCGGACGTCCCGCCCGAACCCGGACCCGTCGACCGGTGCCGGCGCCCTGCCCGGCGGCTCGGGGCTGGGACTCGCGATCGTGCGTGCGGTGGCGGAACGGGCGGGAGGCACGGCGTCGCTCCGCAACGTGCCCGCCGGTGGACTCGAGGTCACGATCAGCCTGCCCGAGGTGCGCTGA
- a CDS encoding response regulator transcription factor, with translation MRLLVVEDDDEMRALMERGLAAEGYRVTAVENGVEALIALGEQAFDLAVVDVMMPGMSGFELARRIREREDPVRILLVTARDAVDDRVFGLDAGADDYLTKPFAFAELTARLRALGRRESAGAPRTIEVGDVSIDSEARRISIKGQRVAVSPTEFALLRLLARSAGSVVDRPKILEEVWDGSQHVDPNVVEQYISYLRKKLTAHEATVAIATVRGRGYRLDLLGA, from the coding sequence ATGCGGCTGTTGGTGGTCGAGGACGACGACGAGATGCGTGCCCTGATGGAACGCGGACTCGCGGCTGAGGGGTACCGGGTCACGGCGGTCGAGAACGGTGTCGAGGCGCTCATCGCCCTCGGCGAGCAGGCGTTCGACCTGGCGGTCGTGGACGTGATGATGCCCGGGATGTCCGGCTTCGAGCTCGCCCGGCGGATCCGTGAGCGCGAGGACCCCGTGCGGATCCTGCTCGTGACCGCGCGTGATGCCGTCGACGACCGCGTGTTCGGGCTCGACGCGGGCGCGGACGACTACCTCACCAAGCCCTTCGCCTTCGCCGAGCTCACCGCCCGGCTGCGTGCGCTCGGCCGTCGCGAGTCCGCCGGGGCGCCCCGCACGATCGAGGTCGGGGACGTCTCCATCGACTCCGAGGCCCGCCGGATCTCGATCAAGGGACAGCGCGTCGCCGTGAGCCCCACCGAGTTCGCCCTGCTCCGCCTGCTCGCCCGCTCCGCCGGCAGTGTCGTCGACCGCCCGAAGATACTCGAAGAGGTCTGGGACGGTTCGCAGCACGTCGACCCGAACGTGGTCGAGCAGTACATCTCGTACCTCCGCAAGAAGCTCACCGCGCACGAGGCAACCGTCGCCATCGCCACGGTCCGCGGTCGCGGGTACCGCCTGGATCTGCTCGGGGCGTGA
- a CDS encoding FUSC family protein, with the protein MNPVARLRSSSRTPFLQVVKTAVAVVAAVLLCRLVIQGPFPTFAAIAALLVVQPSINQSFVKGLERSAGVVIGVVLATGFHLLLGDGVFVVLLVIVLAILIAWALRLTPTSATQVGISGMLVLTAGVVTPNYSADRILETVIGAVVALVVNALIVPPVLLEPAHLAVARLARDTAVAFERIAIGLTEGWDRERWDEALVAARALRQQHAKAEASLGSARESLTMNPRGGRHRTILDRDVVTTDHLRVLVTRVTGMTRAIRDNTAPDLRDDPVVHGIATEVARIGADVRTLGARVESTRLDPVAGVGRVDAVAFGSDAEPWAEASEPALTAPLEVVRPNSRHWVLIGALLEDIRRVRGELLGEDD; encoded by the coding sequence GTGAACCCGGTCGCGCGCCTCCGCAGCTCCAGTCGCACGCCGTTCCTGCAGGTCGTGAAGACCGCCGTCGCGGTGGTCGCCGCCGTGCTCCTCTGCCGCCTGGTCATCCAGGGGCCGTTCCCCACCTTCGCGGCGATCGCTGCCCTGCTCGTGGTGCAGCCGAGCATCAACCAGTCGTTCGTGAAGGGGCTCGAGCGGAGCGCCGGCGTCGTGATCGGCGTCGTGCTGGCCACCGGGTTCCACCTGCTGCTCGGCGACGGCGTGTTCGTCGTGCTGCTCGTCATCGTGCTCGCGATCCTCATCGCCTGGGCGCTCCGGCTCACCCCGACCTCGGCCACCCAGGTGGGGATCAGCGGGATGCTCGTGCTCACCGCCGGGGTCGTGACGCCGAACTACTCCGCCGACCGGATCCTCGAGACCGTGATCGGTGCGGTCGTCGCCCTGGTCGTGAACGCGCTCATCGTGCCGCCCGTGCTGCTCGAACCGGCGCACCTCGCCGTCGCCCGGCTCGCCCGCGACACCGCGGTGGCGTTCGAGCGGATCGCGATCGGCCTGACCGAAGGGTGGGACCGCGAGCGATGGGACGAGGCGCTCGTCGCCGCCCGTGCACTGCGGCAGCAGCACGCCAAGGCCGAGGCGTCCCTGGGGTCGGCGCGCGAGTCCCTGACCATGAACCCGCGCGGCGGCCGGCACCGGACGATCCTCGACCGCGACGTGGTGACCACCGACCACCTGCGCGTCCTGGTGACCCGTGTCACCGGGATGACCCGGGCGATCCGCGACAACACCGCACCGGACCTGCGCGACGACCCGGTGGTGCACGGCATCGCGACCGAGGTGGCACGGATCGGTGCGGACGTCCGGACCCTCGGTGCGCGGGTCGAGTCGACTCGGCTCGACCCGGTGGCCGGGGTCGGCCGGGTGGACGCCGTCGCCTTCGGATCGGACGCCGAGCCGTGGGCGGAGGCCTCGGAGCCGGCGCTCACCGCGCCGCTCGAGGTGGTGCGGCCGAACTCCCGGCACTGGGTGCTCATCGGCGCGCTGCTCGAGGACATCCGACGGGTGCGTGGCGAGCTGCTCGGCGAGGACGACTAG
- a CDS encoding aminoglycoside phosphotransferase family protein, translating to MWPNHERVIPQAFAGSGTSVVAARAHSVEPSGNGYLYGYEVDTVDRNGQRATVLTYVDTGGTHDQNSAIVTDPATGEPVSVWAYPNDPGLPVLPQVTYRDAVAELLTTLGMPVTDPVLTVAAYRPGKRAVVRVDAPERTLFLKIVRPHRVAPIVQSHEQFVAAGLPVPRVLSSRGDGLLVLERIRGVPAGSRILDIADDPRFVASLAALSGRVASVPMTQQARADAMDHADWHRRTLIAALPRDAEEIDRLYDAIGRRSIGWSSSTKQVVHGDLHLEQVFVDEDEPWRISGLLDIDTAGWGFPVRDVGAVVAHLVVTGLWHRSRGDAERGAAAERLADAIARDWVARNPREADRIGPAIGAQLLAHAGGQATTGSANGIQTAQQLLAATQAALADAAPSLPTGGSTRPRSAPQV from the coding sequence GTGTGGCCCAACCATGAGCGCGTCATCCCGCAGGCCTTCGCCGGCTCCGGGACCTCGGTGGTGGCCGCGCGGGCGCACTCCGTCGAGCCCTCGGGCAACGGGTATCTGTACGGCTACGAGGTCGACACGGTGGACCGCAACGGCCAGCGCGCCACGGTGCTGACCTACGTCGACACCGGCGGCACCCACGACCAGAACAGCGCGATCGTCACCGACCCGGCGACGGGCGAGCCGGTGTCGGTGTGGGCGTACCCGAACGACCCCGGCCTGCCGGTGCTGCCGCAGGTCACCTACCGCGATGCCGTCGCCGAGCTGCTGACCACGCTCGGCATGCCCGTCACCGACCCCGTGCTCACCGTGGCGGCGTACCGGCCCGGCAAGCGCGCGGTCGTGCGCGTCGACGCCCCGGAGCGCACGCTGTTCCTGAAGATCGTCCGTCCGCACCGCGTCGCACCGATCGTGCAGTCGCACGAGCAGTTCGTCGCGGCCGGTCTGCCGGTGCCGCGTGTGCTGTCCAGTCGAGGCGACGGCCTGCTCGTGCTCGAGCGCATCCGCGGCGTGCCCGCCGGCAGCCGCATCCTCGACATCGCCGACGACCCCCGCTTCGTGGCGTCGCTCGCCGCGCTGAGCGGCCGGGTCGCCAGCGTCCCGATGACCCAGCAGGCCCGCGCCGACGCGATGGACCACGCGGACTGGCACCGTCGCACGCTCATCGCCGCCCTGCCGCGCGACGCCGAGGAGATCGACCGCCTGTACGACGCCATCGGTCGCCGCTCCATCGGCTGGTCGAGCTCGACCAAGCAGGTCGTGCACGGCGACCTGCACCTGGAGCAGGTCTTCGTCGACGAGGACGAGCCGTGGCGCATCTCCGGGCTGCTCGACATCGACACCGCGGGTTGGGGCTTCCCGGTCCGTGACGTCGGCGCCGTCGTCGCCCACCTCGTCGTCACTGGGCTCTGGCACCGGTCCCGCGGGGATGCCGAGCGCGGTGCCGCCGCCGAGCGCCTCGCCGACGCGATCGCCCGCGACTGGGTCGCGCGCAACCCGCGCGAGGCCGACCGCATCGGACCCGCCATCGGCGCCCAGCTGCTCGCCCACGCCGGCGGCCAGGCGACCACCGGCTCCGCCAACGGGATCCAGACCGCCCAGCAGCTCCTCGCCGCGACGCAGGCCGCCCTGGCGGACGCGGCCCCGAGCCTCCCGACCGGTGGTTCGACCCGCCCGCGGTCCGCACCGCAGGTCTGA
- a CDS encoding DEAD/DEAH box helicase codes for MARSGTRRAAGGTRTASRRTRPLDNDGVIPVLARAVREVEAAAQRGPLKASNRSKFQAVALLMREERARVKADTELTDAQRAEQLKRLDGVATILAKTAARDTSVIQLLAEEVQVSEATRAVKRDMMIAGGMELQPEDLVIASEPAAVVETPVRAVVPQAVVQRQLANPFMPPDFALADQPVAHPRRLANWELFGPLFKSFEYGAGGGAATMPLPEPTTLHSRSGTTLMKHQAELVAAAAQGHRTFLLADEPGLGKTAQSLLAADAANAFPLLVVVPNVVKTNWAREAERWVPNHRATVIHGDGNDLDGFADIVIVNYEILDRHAGWLGNFGFKGMVVDEAHFIKNKDSQRARFVLQIAERIRQRTAAPLLMALTGTPLINSVEDFRTIWEYLGWIDDKKPRAKLMNELEEIGLTPADPGFFVEARRAVIDQGIVRRRKVDVAADIPARRIADIPVELDGDEGRSIRDAERELTAKLVRRYHQALDARTGQDPVVGIDHKLVRQVARWELEDQDASSTGENVFSMVRRIGRAKAQLAADYAAQLASNVGKVVFFAKHLDVMDQAEEVFARRGLRTATIRGDQTPTQRTAEIDSFVNDPDVAVIVCSLTAAGVGLNLQVSSNVVLAELSWTSAEQTQAIDRVHRIGQEEPVTAWRIIAAQTIDTKIAELIDSKASLAARALDGSDEEVVDSGDIQLDAMAALLTEALGG; via the coding sequence TTGGCTCGATCAGGCACCCGGCGTGCTGCTGGCGGGACGCGGACCGCGTCACGTCGCACCAGGCCGCTGGACAACGACGGCGTCATCCCCGTCCTCGCCCGCGCTGTGCGCGAGGTCGAGGCCGCGGCACAGCGCGGACCGCTCAAGGCATCGAACCGGTCGAAGTTCCAGGCCGTCGCCCTGCTCATGCGCGAAGAGCGCGCGCGGGTGAAGGCCGACACGGAGCTCACCGACGCGCAGCGCGCCGAGCAGCTCAAGCGGCTCGACGGCGTGGCCACGATCCTGGCGAAGACGGCGGCGCGCGACACCAGCGTCATCCAGCTCCTCGCCGAAGAGGTGCAGGTGTCCGAGGCGACTCGTGCGGTCAAGCGCGACATGATGATCGCCGGCGGCATGGAACTGCAGCCGGAGGACCTCGTCATCGCCTCCGAGCCGGCCGCGGTGGTCGAGACCCCGGTGCGGGCCGTCGTGCCGCAGGCGGTCGTGCAGCGCCAGCTGGCGAACCCGTTCATGCCGCCGGACTTCGCCCTCGCCGACCAGCCCGTCGCCCACCCGCGTCGCCTGGCGAACTGGGAACTGTTCGGGCCGCTGTTCAAGTCGTTCGAGTACGGCGCGGGCGGGGGAGCGGCGACGATGCCGCTGCCGGAGCCCACGACGCTGCACTCGCGCTCGGGCACCACGCTCATGAAGCACCAGGCGGAGCTCGTCGCCGCCGCGGCGCAGGGGCACCGCACGTTCCTGCTCGCCGACGAGCCCGGTCTCGGCAAGACCGCACAGTCGCTGCTCGCCGCCGATGCCGCGAACGCGTTCCCGTTGCTCGTCGTCGTGCCGAACGTCGTCAAGACGAACTGGGCGCGTGAGGCCGAACGCTGGGTGCCGAACCACCGCGCCACGGTGATCCACGGTGACGGCAACGACCTCGACGGGTTCGCCGACATCGTCATCGTGAACTACGAGATCCTCGACCGGCACGCCGGGTGGCTCGGCAACTTCGGGTTCAAGGGGATGGTCGTCGACGAGGCGCACTTCATCAAGAACAAGGACTCCCAGCGCGCCCGGTTCGTGCTGCAGATCGCCGAGCGCATCCGGCAGCGCACCGCCGCACCGCTGCTCATGGCGCTGACCGGTACCCCGCTGATCAACTCGGTCGAGGACTTCCGCACCATCTGGGAGTACCTCGGCTGGATCGACGACAAGAAGCCGCGCGCGAAGCTCATGAACGAGCTCGAGGAGATCGGCCTGACGCCGGCCGACCCCGGGTTCTTCGTCGAGGCCCGCCGTGCCGTCATCGACCAGGGCATCGTCCGACGCCGCAAGGTCGACGTCGCCGCCGACATCCCCGCCCGCCGGATCGCCGACATCCCCGTCGAGCTCGACGGTGACGAGGGTCGCTCCATCCGCGACGCCGAGCGCGAGCTCACGGCGAAGCTCGTCCGTCGCTACCACCAGGCGCTCGACGCCCGCACCGGGCAGGACCCGGTCGTCGGCATCGACCACAAGCTGGTCCGCCAGGTCGCGCGCTGGGAGCTCGAGGACCAGGACGCCTCGTCGACCGGCGAGAACGTGTTCTCGATGGTCCGCCGCATCGGCCGGGCCAAGGCCCAGCTCGCGGCCGACTACGCGGCACAGCTCGCCTCGAACGTCGGCAAGGTCGTGTTCTTCGCGAAGCACCTCGACGTGATGGACCAGGCGGAAGAGGTGTTCGCCCGTCGTGGCCTGCGCACCGCCACGATCCGCGGCGACCAGACCCCGACGCAGCGCACGGCCGAGATCGACTCGTTCGTGAACGATCCCGACGTCGCGGTCATCGTCTGCTCGCTGACCGCGGCCGGTGTCGGTCTGAACCTGCAGGTGTCGTCGAACGTCGTGCTCGCCGAGCTGTCGTGGACGAGCGCCGAGCAGACCCAGGCGATCGACCGCGTGCACCGCATCGGGCAGGAGGAGCCCGTCACCGCGTGGCGCATCATCGCCGCGCAGACGATCGACACCAAGATCGCCGAGCTCATCGACTCGAAGGCGTCCCTGGCCGCCCGCGCGCTCGACGGCTCGGACGAAGAGGTCGTCGACTCCGGTGACATCCAGCTCGACGCGATGGCCGCGCTGCTGACCGAGGCGCTCGGCGGCTAG